The following are encoded in a window of Apteryx mantelli isolate bAptMan1 unplaced genomic scaffold, bAptMan1.hap1 HAP1_SCAFFOLD_33, whole genome shotgun sequence genomic DNA:
- the LOC136996288 gene encoding olfactory receptor 14C36-like has protein sequence LGIYLAALLGNGLIITAIACDHRLHTPMYFFLLNLSILDLGSISTSVPKSMANSLRDTRAISYSGCAAQVFFLVFFILAEYFLLTVMAYDRFVAICRPLHYGTLMGSRACVKMAAAAWGTGFLNAVLHTAGTFSIPLCQGNAVEQFFCEIAQILKLSCSDSYLREAGVIVVSARLVLGCFIFIVLSYVQIFTAVLRIPSEQGRHKAFSMCLPHMVVVSLFVSTIIFAHLKPPSISSPALDLVMAVLYSVVPPAVNPLIYSMRNKELKDALRK, from the coding sequence ctgggcatctacctggctgccctcctgggcaatggcctcatcatcactgccatagcctgtgaccaccgcctccacactcccatgtacttcttcctcctcaacctctccatcctcgaccttggctccatctccacctctgtccccaaatccatggccaattccctgagggacaccagggccatttcctactcgggatgtgctgcccaggtctttttccttgtctttttcattttggctgagtactttcttctcactgtcatggcctacgaccgctttgttgccatctgcagacccctgcactacgggaccctcatgggcagcagagcttgtgtcaaaatggcagcagctgcctggggcactggttttctcaatgctgtgctgcatactgctggcacattttcaataccactctgccaaggcaatgccgtggagcagttcttctgtgaaatcgcccagatcctcaagctctcttgctcagactcctacctcagagaagctggagttattgtggttagtgcccgtttagtccttgggtgtttcatttttattgtgctgtcctacgtgcagatcttcaccgctgtgctgaggatcccctctgagcagggcaggcacaaagccttttccatgtgcctccctcacatggttgtggtctccctgtttgtcagcactatcatatttgcccacctgaagcccccctccatttcctccccagctctggatctggtgatggcagttctgtactcagtggtgcctccagcagtgaaccctctcatctacagcatgaggaacaaggagctcaaggatgctctgaggaaa